The proteins below are encoded in one region of Lactuca sativa cultivar Salinas chromosome 3, Lsat_Salinas_v11, whole genome shotgun sequence:
- the LOC122197121 gene encoding uncharacterized protein LOC122197121 — protein MGGGINRLKQHIAQIKGNVSSCPKATKNDQIKCRDALLDNRNKKKGKVDENESLRAQVNIRSSENETITIDDDLMEDSFGSMKAKRYFGPMDRFPNTINPQDVSNMGKSKQENMSNAIRKEHMVRVKEYICRWAYECAIPFHAFEKDSFKIMLEAVGQFGRGAPPPTRYEMGETYLKKEVERTINLLTPYKDEWKSNGCSIMTDAWSDRKRRSIMNLCVNSKMGTVFLSSKESSDEAHTSEHIHEYVESCIKEVGPENVVQIVTDNASNNMGAAKLLKEKRPTIFWTSCATHTLNLMLEGIGGLPRYKKILNHAKTLTVFIYAHHKTLAMMRHFTRKRDIVRPGVTRFASAFLTLQSLADKKAQLKQMFTSDEWESCRLSNTVKGKAAYDTVVNATFWTGIALCLKVFAPLVKVLRMVDADRKPSMGFVYGEIQNAKQEIINALGNNKKAYEPIMDIISKKMKGRLDTPLHLTAYLLNPYYLYKNPEIQNDIDVTDAIVDFVETIYPGDHSLQNHIVMVELLVYMGKQEKFSREIAIKGCEVNNDKFDPANWWVAYGASTPQLRKIATRILSLTTSSSGCERNWSTFEGVHTKKRNRLETSKLNNLVFVQFNANLMENNKKRKTKDIEVLLAKDASEAQEWIVENDVLLDEVEPDEAMGDEEFLQNRRSSRLRELDEEEFVSEDEEELNEDVEYESDGVNINEQIGATLEEED, from the exons ATGGGTGGGGGAATCAATAGACTAAAACAACATATTGCACAAATTAAGGGAAATGTTTCTTCATGCCCAAAGGCCACAAAAAATGACCAAATAAAATGTAGAGATGCTCTTCTTGATAACCGAAATAAAAAGAAGGGGAAGGTAGATGAAAATGAGTCTTTAAGAGCACAAGTGAATATTAGAAGTAGTGAGAATGAAACCATTACCATCGATGATGATTTGATGGAAGATTCATTTGGCTCTATGAAGGCTAAACGTTATTTTGGGCCTATGGATCGGTTTCCAAACACCATCAACCCCCAAGATGTTTCAAACATGGGAAAGAGCAAACAAGAAAATATGTCAAATGCTATCCGTAAGGAACACATGGTTCGTGTGAAAGAATATATTTGTAGATGGGCCTATGAATGTGCCATTCCTTTTCATGCCTTTGaaaaggatagcttcaaaattaTGCTGGAGGCGGTTGGCCAATTTGGACGTGGGGCACCACCTCCAACTAGATATGAGATGGGAGAAACATATTTAAAGAAAGAAGTAGAAAGAACAATAAATTTGTTGACACCGTACAAAGATGAATGGAAATCTAATGGATGCTCAATAATGACGGACGCATGGTCCGATAGAAAGAGAAGGAGCATCATGAACTTATGTGTTAATTCAAAGATGGGGACTGTTTTTTTGTCATCTAAAGAATCATCGGATGAAGCTCACACAAGTGAACACATACATGAGTATGTTGAAAGTTGCATCAAAGAAGTTGGCCCCGAGAATGTGGTACAAATTGTGACCGACAATGCATCAAATAATATGGGAGCGGCCAAGTTGTTAAAGGAAAAAAGACCAACTATTTTTTGGACATCTTGTGCAACACATACCCTCAATCTTATGCTTGAAG gtATTGGTGGGCTACCTAGGTATAAGAAAATTCTCAACCATGCAAAAACACTCACGGTGTTTATTTATGCTCATCATAAAACTTTGGCCATGATGAGACACTTTACCAGGAAAAGAGATATTGTGCGACCGGGAGTCACGAGATTTGCTTCCGCATTTCTTACTTTGCAAAGTTTGGCCGATAAAAAGGCCCAACTAAAACAAATGTTTACAAGCGATGAATGGGAATCATGTAGACTTAGCAACACCGTTAAAGGGAAAGCCGCATATGACACGGTGGTAAATGCCACATTTTGGACCGGTATAGCATTATGTTTAAAGGTTTTTGCCCCTTTGGTCAAAGTTCTTCGGATGGTTGATGCGGATCGAAAGCCATCAATGGGTTTTGTATATGGTGAGATTCAAAATGCGAAACAAGAAATTATTAATGCTTTGGGAAACAATAAAAAAGCGTATGAGCCTATTATGGATATCATTTCGAAAAAGATGAAAGGTAGGCTTGATACACCCCTACATTTGACGGCTTACCTTTTAAATCCATATTATCTTTATAAGAATCCGGAGATCCAAAATGATATTGATGTGACCGATGCGATTGTTGATTTTGTCGAAACAATATATCCGGGAGATCATTCTTTGCAAAACCATATTGTGATGGTTGAGTTGCTGGTTTACATGGGTAAACAAGAAAAATTTAGTCGAGAAATTGCAATTAAAGGATGTGAGGTGAACAACGACAAATTTGATCCGG CGAATTGGTGGGTAGCTTATGGTGCCTCAACTCCACAATTGAGAAAGATTGCTACAAGGATACTTTCTTTAACAACTAGTTCTTCGGGGTGTGAAAGAAATTGGAGCACTTTTGAAGGG GTACATACAAAGAAAAGAAATAGATTAGAGACGTCTAAATTGAACAATCTTGTTTTTGTTCAATTTAATGCAAATTTGATGGAAAATAACAAGAAAAGGAAGACTAAGGATATAGAAGTACTTTTAGCAAAAGATGCAAGTGAGGCTCAAGAATGGATTGTCGAAAATGATGTATTGTTGGATGAAGTTGAGCCCGATGAAGCTATGGGTGACGAGGAGTTTTTACAAAATCGTAGAAGTTCTAGATTGAGAGAACTTGATGAGGAAGAATTTGTGTCGGAGGATGAGGAAGAACTAAATGAAGATGTTGAATATGAATCGGATGGAGTTAACATCAACGAACAAATCGGAGCTACATTGGAAGAGGAAGATTAA